A genomic segment from Deinococcus yavapaiensis KR-236 encodes:
- a CDS encoding beta-galactosidase, which yields MTDLDFEKIAYGGDWNPEQWDRDVWREDVRLFREAGIDLLSINIFAWTMLQPDEDTYDFTHLDEIFTLLHAHGMRVCLGTATAAHPAWMATRYPDILRVDAQGRKRKFGNRHNSCPSSPTYRRFAPRLAGALAERYAAHPALALWHVSNEFSGACYCERCEGRFREWLRARYGTLEALNHAWNARFWNQTVTDWDEIVAPNVLSVQAHDRRTVLQGLSLDYLRFNSDNILDTYVLEERAIRAHHPDAVITTNLMGAYRSLDYRAWAPHLDVIAWDSYPGGRDTPPRTAMLHDLMRGLKDGQPFLLMEQTPSQTNWQPFNALKRPGVMRLQSYHAVAHGAEAVMFFQMRRSPGAGEKFHGAVIEHHGRADTRVFREVAALGEELRRLGNVTLGKRIRSRTAVWFDWESWWASENSLGPSQALDYVEQVAQMYDALYANGVAVDLVGPGSDLSGYEVLAAPVLYLLHPETVDALSAFVKRGGHLVTTFLSGVADVSDRVFPGGPPGPLRALLGLWVEEIDALAPEVTNRIVLSEPLGELKGAYDCNLLFDIIRVEGAEVLGTYEGDFYAGTPALTRHAYGEGYAWHVASSAEPEFLRKLFGHLCREQRVEPTYPNLPVGVEAVVRGDDDDHVLFLLNHGSQAVTVPLVEAVRDLLGGGIVKDEVRLPPYGVLVGRPTR from the coding sequence GTGACCGACCTTGACTTCGAGAAAATCGCGTACGGCGGCGACTGGAACCCCGAACAGTGGGACCGTGACGTGTGGCGCGAAGACGTCCGGTTGTTCCGCGAGGCTGGCATCGACTTGCTCAGCATCAACATCTTCGCGTGGACGATGCTGCAACCCGACGAGGACACCTACGACTTCACGCACCTCGACGAGATCTTCACGCTGCTGCACGCCCACGGCATGCGCGTGTGCCTCGGTACCGCCACGGCCGCGCACCCCGCGTGGATGGCGACACGCTACCCGGACATTCTGCGGGTGGACGCGCAGGGCCGCAAACGCAAGTTCGGGAACCGCCACAACTCCTGCCCCAGCAGTCCGACCTACCGACGGTTCGCGCCTCGTCTCGCCGGGGCGCTCGCCGAGCGGTACGCGGCGCACCCGGCGCTCGCGTTGTGGCACGTCAGCAATGAGTTCAGCGGCGCCTGTTACTGCGAGCGATGCGAAGGCCGCTTCCGCGAGTGGCTGCGCGCGCGGTACGGCACCCTCGAAGCGCTGAACCACGCGTGGAACGCACGGTTTTGGAATCAGACCGTCACCGATTGGGACGAGATCGTCGCGCCGAACGTCCTGAGCGTGCAGGCGCACGATCGACGGACGGTCCTTCAAGGCTTGTCCCTGGATTACCTGCGTTTCAACAGCGACAACATCCTCGACACGTACGTGCTGGAGGAACGCGCCATTCGCGCTCATCATCCCGACGCGGTGATCACGACCAACTTGATGGGAGCGTACCGTTCGCTGGACTACCGTGCGTGGGCGCCTCACTTGGACGTCATCGCGTGGGACTCCTACCCTGGGGGGCGTGACACGCCCCCCAGGACGGCGATGCTGCACGACTTGATGCGCGGCCTCAAGGACGGCCAGCCGTTCCTGCTGATGGAGCAGACGCCCAGTCAAACCAACTGGCAGCCGTTCAATGCCCTGAAACGCCCCGGAGTGATGCGCCTGCAAAGTTACCACGCGGTGGCGCACGGCGCGGAAGCGGTGATGTTCTTCCAAATGCGTCGCTCGCCCGGCGCGGGCGAGAAGTTCCATGGCGCGGTGATCGAGCATCACGGACGCGCCGACACGCGCGTGTTCCGAGAAGTGGCGGCGCTCGGCGAGGAGCTTCGGCGACTCGGGAACGTCACCCTGGGGAAACGCATCCGCTCGCGAACGGCGGTGTGGTTCGATTGGGAGAGCTGGTGGGCGAGCGAGAACTCCCTCGGGCCGAGTCAGGCGTTGGATTACGTCGAGCAGGTCGCGCAGATGTACGACGCGTTGTACGCCAACGGCGTGGCCGTGGATCTCGTCGGACCTGGCAGCGACTTGAGCGGGTACGAGGTTTTGGCCGCGCCGGTGCTGTACTTGTTGCATCCCGAGACGGTGGACGCCCTCAGCGCGTTCGTGAAGCGCGGGGGGCACTTGGTGACGACCTTCCTGAGCGGAGTCGCGGACGTCAGCGACCGCGTTTTCCCCGGGGGACCTCCGGGACCGCTGCGAGCGTTGCTGGGCTTGTGGGTGGAGGAAATCGACGCGCTTGCACCCGAGGTCACGAACCGAATCGTCTTGTCCGAGCCGCTCGGTGAGCTGAAGGGCGCTTACGACTGCAACTTGCTGTTCGACATCATCCGCGTGGAGGGCGCCGAAGTGCTCGGTACGTACGAGGGAGACTTCTACGCGGGTACGCCCGCGTTGACGCGGCACGCGTACGGCGAGGGGTACGCGTGGCATGTCGCGTCGAGCGCCGAACCTGAATTCCTGAGGAAGTTGTTCGGACACCTCTGCCGCGAGCAGCGAGTCGAGCCGACGTACCCGAACCTCCCGGTCGGCGTGGAGGCGGTGGTGCGTGGTGACGATGACGATCACGTGTTGTTCCTGCTCAATCACGGATCTCAGGCGGTCACGGTGCCGCTCGTGGAGGCGGTGCGAGACTTGCTGGGCGGCGGCATCGTGAAGGACGAGGTGCGCTTACCGCCGTACGGAGTGCTGGTCGGTCGCCCCACGCGGTGA